In one Sporomusa sphaeroides DSM 2875 genomic region, the following are encoded:
- a CDS encoding hydantoinase/oxoprolinase N-terminal domain-containing protein, whose translation MAFRLGIDTGGTYTDGVIWEDSEQKIVTKAKALTTHGNLVEGITNCLQALQFDDLTRIKGVALSTTLATNAIVEGRGCEAGLLLIGHQPIAAIPTPYVEVVTGGHDVRGNPLAELDTNGIHLALDRFNGKVEAVAISGYFSVRNPEHEAIARELVSSKLGIPVVCGHQLTTALGFHERTVTAVLNAKLIPVIAELITSVKAVISSMGITAPLMLVKGNGTLMNEETARKKPIDTILSGPAASVIGSTTLAGCPEAVVIDMGGTTTDIAILKNHKPRISPEGATINNWLTRVEAAEIYTYGIGGDSYIHLHNGKELVVGPQKVWPLSLVVKQYPYLQEEIQEQAEIKSCWTDFQPTDAFMLVKDKYEKGTAMETSIIKLLAAGPHTFDYLARQLQDEGLEDYQLLAALRHLAGNGVLVKTSLTPTDLLHVRGQYTAWDTDAAKLGVAIMAKELGVDTEQFLTRAWAAIMENLYFAVIQSLLNYEGSSILLHKNNDIKYLFQQAFYAGGETLGLSAHVTYPIIAIGAPAHAYLPQIAKKLNCELIIPENADVANAIGAVAGQVVEKLKILVKALPGHGAVVHFPWERKTVSDYPAAKQLGIEQGQLQAKAMAEQSGAADIEIVMEVEEVYGDSNRSLGDKTLLETRITIIVLGRPKW comes from the coding sequence ATGGCGTTTAGACTTGGCATAGACACTGGTGGCACCTATACTGACGGAGTAATATGGGAGGATTCCGAACAAAAAATAGTTACCAAAGCCAAAGCACTAACCACACATGGCAATTTAGTGGAAGGAATAACTAACTGTCTGCAGGCATTGCAGTTTGATGATTTGACCAGGATTAAAGGGGTGGCACTGTCAACGACCCTGGCGACCAACGCCATTGTTGAAGGGCGGGGGTGTGAGGCTGGCCTTCTGTTAATCGGTCATCAGCCGATAGCTGCAATACCGACTCCCTATGTTGAGGTTGTTACCGGCGGACATGATGTGCGGGGCAATCCATTAGCTGAGCTTGATACTAATGGCATTCATTTAGCTCTGGACAGGTTTAACGGCAAAGTGGAAGCGGTGGCAATTTCCGGTTATTTCAGTGTCCGCAATCCCGAGCATGAAGCGATCGCCCGCGAGCTTGTCAGCAGTAAGCTGGGAATTCCGGTGGTATGCGGCCATCAATTGACAACAGCACTGGGGTTCCATGAACGGACAGTAACGGCGGTATTAAACGCCAAACTCATTCCGGTTATCGCGGAGCTAATCACTTCTGTAAAAGCGGTCATAAGCAGCATGGGTATTACGGCACCCTTAATGCTGGTAAAAGGTAATGGCACCCTGATGAACGAGGAAACCGCCAGGAAAAAGCCTATTGACACCATTCTTTCCGGACCGGCTGCCAGTGTTATTGGCAGCACTACGCTTGCCGGCTGTCCGGAAGCTGTCGTCATAGATATGGGCGGAACAACCACCGATATTGCGATATTAAAAAATCATAAGCCGCGCATCAGTCCGGAAGGAGCCACGATCAATAACTGGCTGACACGGGTTGAGGCGGCAGAAATATATACATACGGCATCGGCGGTGACAGCTATATTCATCTGCATAATGGCAAAGAGCTGGTGGTTGGTCCCCAAAAAGTGTGGCCGTTGTCCCTGGTAGTTAAGCAATATCCATATCTGCAGGAAGAAATACAAGAGCAGGCGGAAATAAAAAGCTGCTGGACTGATTTTCAGCCTACCGATGCTTTTATGTTAGTAAAAGACAAGTATGAAAAAGGCACGGCAATGGAGACAAGTATCATAAAATTGCTGGCAGCCGGCCCGCACACTTTTGACTATCTCGCAAGGCAGCTGCAGGATGAAGGGCTGGAAGACTATCAGCTGTTAGCTGCCCTGAGGCACCTGGCCGGAAATGGCGTTTTGGTTAAAACATCCTTGACACCCACCGATTTGCTGCATGTTAGGGGGCAGTATACTGCCTGGGATACTGATGCTGCGAAACTGGGTGTAGCCATTATGGCTAAAGAATTGGGCGTGGATACTGAGCAATTCTTAACAAGGGCATGGGCTGCCATTATGGAGAATCTCTATTTTGCGGTTATTCAAAGCTTGCTCAACTATGAAGGCAGTTCGATTTTGCTGCATAAGAATAACGACATTAAATACTTATTCCAACAGGCGTTCTATGCAGGCGGAGAAACTTTGGGATTAAGCGCTCACGTTACTTATCCCATCATCGCCATCGGCGCACCGGCTCATGCCTATTTGCCGCAGATCGCCAAGAAGTTGAATTGTGAATTGATTATACCTGAGAATGCGGATGTTGCCAATGCTATTGGTGCGGTAGCCGGACAGGTGGTCGAGAAGCTGAAGATACTTGTTAAAGCCCTGCCGGGACATGGAGCAGTCGTACATTTTCCATGGGAAAGAAAAACGGTTTCCGACTATCCGGCGGCTAAGCAGTTAGGAATCGAACAGGGACAATTGCAGGCAAAAGCGATGGCTGAACAGTCAGGCGCAGCCGATATTGAGATTGTAATGGAAGTGGAAGAGGTTTATGGCGACTCAAATAGAAGCTTAGGCGACAAAACCCTGCTGGAAACAAGGATCACGATAATAGTACTGGGTCGTCCAAAATGGTGA
- the caiT gene encoding L-carnitine/gamma-butyrobetaine antiporter — MKKDSGAIDKLLFWPPLVLVGIISAAIIANPEASSATANKVFAFLSGPLGWTYQLFVLINFAVVLYFVFGKFANKRFGGDKPEFSTLSWLGMLFSAGTTAAIVYWAPIEFYMYLSEPPFGLEPFSPQAAAMASAYPLLNWGPSSYALYVGIGVVFGYIFFVQGTDVFRPSAACQEFMGEYGGRYVGKAIDVFYMVGIIAGIGTSIGLGTPLLSEVITRITGIPHTLGMDAALLVSWTILVAICVYGGLDKGIRFLSDFRNYLGFGLLAFVLVAGPTSFIFNNFFDSLGVMLTNFFRISLYTDPIQQSGIPQNWTIFYFAWFLSFAISTGMYLARISRGRTVREFTLGATLSGVTCVYTYFAIFGNYTLDLQTRGVINLGKIIKTQGVPGAIVEIFSTLPISFIILPIVLVLLFISNATVINGIAYTLAMVTTAKLGAGEEPAKWNRVFWAVVLGGFSLTLIFLGGMKPLQTSVVASSFPAMFIIGIIVYGFIKKAGKDWNDTQPEPCETPHNFTSGTGTEVPVEPRNGNESC, encoded by the coding sequence ATGAAAAAAGATAGTGGTGCAATTGATAAACTGTTGTTTTGGCCGCCCTTAGTATTGGTTGGGATTATTAGTGCAGCAATTATCGCTAATCCCGAGGCGAGCTCTGCCACCGCAAATAAAGTATTTGCGTTTTTAAGCGGCCCGCTGGGATGGACATATCAGCTCTTTGTTTTGATTAATTTTGCCGTGGTGCTTTATTTTGTATTTGGCAAGTTTGCCAATAAACGTTTTGGCGGCGATAAACCCGAATTCAGCACTTTGAGCTGGCTGGGGATGCTGTTTTCCGCAGGCACGACGGCAGCCATTGTGTATTGGGCTCCCATTGAGTTCTACATGTATCTGTCAGAACCGCCTTTTGGCCTGGAACCGTTCTCACCTCAGGCCGCGGCAATGGCTTCCGCGTATCCGCTGCTTAACTGGGGGCCGAGCAGCTATGCTCTCTATGTGGGGATTGGCGTAGTATTTGGCTACATATTCTTTGTGCAGGGTACAGATGTATTCAGGCCCAGTGCGGCTTGCCAGGAATTCATGGGCGAGTACGGCGGCAGATATGTCGGTAAGGCCATTGATGTTTTTTATATGGTTGGTATTATCGCCGGCATTGGTACCTCCATCGGTCTGGGGACACCGCTTTTAAGCGAGGTTATTACCAGGATCACGGGTATACCGCACACGCTGGGCATGGATGCGGCGCTGCTGGTTAGCTGGACAATTCTTGTGGCCATTTGCGTCTATGGCGGACTGGATAAGGGGATTAGATTCCTGAGTGATTTCAGGAACTATCTGGGCTTTGGTTTGCTGGCCTTTGTGTTGGTGGCTGGACCGACTTCGTTTATCTTTAACAATTTCTTTGACAGCCTGGGCGTAATGCTTACGAATTTTTTCCGTATCAGCTTATATACTGATCCGATTCAGCAATCGGGAATTCCGCAGAACTGGACGATCTTCTACTTTGCCTGGTTCCTTTCCTTTGCGATCAGCACAGGGATGTATCTTGCCAGAATATCCCGAGGCAGAACAGTGCGGGAGTTTACGCTGGGTGCGACACTTTCGGGTGTAACCTGTGTATACACCTATTTTGCGATATTTGGCAACTACACGCTTGACTTACAAACCAGGGGAGTAATCAATCTGGGGAAAATTATTAAAACCCAGGGTGTCCCGGGAGCCATTGTCGAGATATTTTCCACCTTGCCTATTAGCTTTATTATCTTACCTATAGTTTTGGTACTGCTGTTTATCTCCAATGCAACCGTTATTAACGGTATCGCCTATACACTTGCTATGGTAACAACAGCAAAGCTGGGGGCCGGCGAAGAACCGGCAAAATGGAATCGCGTATTTTGGGCGGTGGTTTTAGGCGGTTTTTCGCTCACGCTGATATTCCTGGGAGGTATGAAGCCGCTGCAGACCTCAGTAGTTGCCAGTTCCTTCCCGGCCATGTTTATCATTGGGATTATTGTATATGGCTTTATCAAGAAGGCAGGTAAGGACTGGAACGATACACAGCCGGAACCCTGTGAAACGCCCCATAATTTTACCTCAGGTACAGGTACTGAAGTACCGGTTGAGCCGCGCAATGGTAATGAGTCCTGCTGA
- a CDS encoding BCCT family transporter has product MTNIFGKIDRAMFWTAIIISGIFVGWAVITPQGMTEDLGKILKFFTEYFGWLFISGVTIFLAFCLILAFSKYGDIKLGKDEDEPEYSTYVWIAMLFSAGMGIGLVFWGIAEPMTYFGNPPFGEANSPEAAAIAMRYSFFHWGLHPWCMYAVVAMSLGYFQYRKGLPGLVSSCLYPILGEKGIKGPIGRGIDSFVVVTTLFGLANILGMGSMQINSGLNFVYGLPNNTAVTLGIIAVLTAMFCVSSAVGIEKGMKFLSKSNMVLFFSMMAFMLVFGPTRYIINMFFETLGQYFHNIVWMSLYLDATGTVAKKVGYNWVGSWTIFYWTWWIGWAPFVGGFIAKISKGRTIREFVLAVLFAPSLLSFVWFAITGGLGMDIDLNGAGGIAAAVAKDVSSALFVALSHLPIPAITSTICIGLILTFFLTSADSATSVLGQMTSGGDLNPSKASKVLWGVIEGAVGAIIVVTGGVNAVKSVSVAFGFPIMIIMLVMLYPFVKAMNEDLIKNQSDKKSQ; this is encoded by the coding sequence ATGACTAATATTTTCGGCAAGATTGATAGAGCGATGTTTTGGACAGCCATTATTATTTCCGGTATTTTTGTTGGCTGGGCTGTTATCACGCCGCAAGGTATGACTGAGGATCTGGGGAAGATTTTAAAGTTTTTCACAGAATATTTTGGTTGGCTCTTTATCAGCGGGGTAACCATATTTTTGGCGTTTTGTCTTATTCTCGCCTTCAGTAAATATGGAGATATCAAACTTGGAAAAGATGAGGATGAACCGGAATACAGTACCTATGTGTGGATTGCCATGCTATTTAGTGCCGGTATGGGGATCGGGCTTGTTTTCTGGGGGATTGCAGAACCAATGACGTATTTTGGCAACCCGCCTTTTGGGGAGGCTAATAGCCCGGAAGCAGCAGCTATAGCTATGCGTTATTCCTTTTTTCACTGGGGTCTGCACCCATGGTGCATGTACGCAGTAGTTGCAATGTCTTTAGGCTATTTCCAATACCGGAAAGGATTGCCGGGTTTGGTCAGTTCCTGCCTGTATCCTATTTTGGGTGAAAAAGGTATCAAGGGTCCTATTGGCAGAGGCATTGATTCTTTTGTTGTAGTCACTACTCTGTTCGGTCTTGCCAATATTTTGGGAATGGGCAGCATGCAAATTAACAGCGGTTTGAACTTTGTTTATGGCCTGCCTAATAATACGGCAGTAACCTTGGGGATTATCGCAGTTCTTACTGCGATGTTTTGTGTTTCCTCGGCTGTTGGCATTGAAAAAGGCATGAAATTTTTGAGCAAATCTAATATGGTGCTTTTCTTTTCGATGATGGCGTTTATGCTGGTTTTTGGTCCTACAAGATATATTATTAACATGTTTTTTGAAACGCTGGGACAATATTTTCATAACATTGTATGGATGAGTCTCTACCTGGATGCCACCGGAACTGTTGCCAAAAAAGTGGGATATAACTGGGTTGGCAGCTGGACCATATTTTACTGGACATGGTGGATCGGCTGGGCGCCATTTGTAGGCGGATTTATCGCCAAAATATCCAAGGGCCGCACCATTAGGGAATTTGTCCTGGCGGTTTTATTTGCTCCTTCTTTGCTTAGCTTTGTTTGGTTTGCGATTACCGGAGGATTAGGTATGGATATCGACTTAAACGGAGCTGGAGGAATAGCGGCAGCCGTGGCTAAAGATGTTAGCAGTGCATTGTTTGTGGCTTTGAGTCATCTGCCTATACCGGCAATAACCAGCACAATTTGTATAGGGCTGATTTTAACTTTCTTCCTTACTTCTGCCGATTCGGCAACCTCTGTATTGGGGCAAATGACCTCCGGCGGAGATTTGAATCCCTCCAAGGCTTCAAAAGTGCTTTGGGGAGTTATCGAAGGAGCTGTTGGGGCAATTATTGTAGTAACCGGAGGAGTTAATGCCGTAAAATCTGTTTCTGTTGCTTTTGGCTTTCCTATAATGATTATCATGTTGGTTATGTTATATCCATTTGTTAAGGCAATGAATGAGGATTTGATAAAAAATCAATCTGACAAGAAATCTCAGTAG
- a CDS encoding glycine betaine ABC transporter substrate-binding protein yields MVIRPLLNAIVCVGINILCYFSLNFYEKISVWSFLAMQVIVVFFILIFDRVSLAIDNKDNLADQIAEDLIAGNFSSSNHNSKASLLEGKLSQFTGQIRKTIAEIYGVVRVASSTGIYLAKDIAGMLQATDKISGTLTYMAQGNSEVAYSVSEASGKMAKVYQAVVEIKNQIELINDSSQKTMLLVTEGNLALEVQSQKLYESIQSFKQVVGVIGILKKNGLEINSIVNTISNISSQTNLLALNAAIEAARAGEAGRGFTVVATEVKKLAEECSNSAVKVRELIGKINCEIDTATEVINNNNQTVLEQETHLNNTKEAFSKINGAMNVVEKEIEDIFAKINALTTSSESINADMESISAVCQEAAASSEEIGAAMQDNANSIGSITERFSELTQKIDQISTQLESYKYVKIAHTEFTESLFQVEILKEIIRQKLGMAAEGILVPNPETWKLIAAGKADVTLSSWLPYVDEELEQQYGHQVENLGPNLPGCKFGLVVPSYVTVKSIPELKNHSYKFRNRICALQRRTKVSQCTATALKVYDLHDYIIDYSDEETMLQAVEQAIRNNEWVVMTGWQPHYKFSVYDLKFLEDPKGVFGKEEHLTTLVRKDLKAENKELYEIIRNFKLNMVDVNTALHEIKQGARVKDVAMKYLKS; encoded by the coding sequence ATGGTAATCAGGCCTTTATTAAACGCTATCGTATGTGTAGGGATTAATATACTGTGCTATTTCTCGTTAAACTTCTACGAAAAAATTAGCGTTTGGTCATTTCTGGCCATGCAAGTAATTGTTGTATTCTTCATCCTTATTTTTGATAGGGTTTCTTTAGCAATAGACAATAAGGATAATCTTGCTGACCAGATTGCGGAAGATTTAATAGCCGGTAATTTTTCCAGTAGTAATCACAATAGCAAAGCCAGCTTGCTTGAAGGGAAGCTAAGTCAATTTACGGGACAGATACGGAAAACCATTGCCGAGATATACGGGGTGGTACGGGTGGCAAGCAGTACCGGCATCTATCTGGCAAAAGATATTGCTGGCATGCTGCAAGCTACCGATAAGATTTCAGGTACATTGACTTATATGGCGCAAGGAAATTCCGAAGTTGCGTATTCGGTATCAGAAGCATCTGGTAAAATGGCGAAAGTGTATCAGGCAGTGGTGGAGATAAAAAATCAAATTGAACTGATTAACGACAGCTCGCAAAAAACCATGCTGCTGGTTACGGAAGGGAACCTGGCTTTAGAGGTTCAAAGCCAAAAATTGTATGAAAGTATCCAATCCTTTAAACAAGTTGTCGGTGTTATCGGTATTTTGAAAAAGAATGGGCTTGAAATTAATTCAATTGTTAACACCATTTCCAATATTTCTTCGCAAACCAACTTATTGGCGTTAAATGCAGCTATTGAGGCGGCTCGTGCCGGTGAAGCCGGCAGAGGCTTTACCGTAGTGGCGACAGAAGTAAAAAAGCTTGCGGAAGAGTGTAGTAATTCGGCTGTAAAAGTCAGGGAATTAATTGGAAAGATTAATTGTGAAATAGATACGGCCACAGAAGTGATAAATAACAATAATCAAACTGTATTGGAACAGGAAACTCATTTAAACAATACCAAGGAAGCATTTTCAAAGATAAATGGGGCAATGAATGTTGTTGAGAAAGAAATAGAAGATATTTTTGCTAAAATAAATGCGCTTACTACTTCCAGTGAAAGCATAAATGCCGATATGGAAAGCATTTCGGCGGTGTGCCAGGAGGCTGCAGCCAGTTCTGAAGAAATAGGCGCAGCGATGCAGGACAATGCTAACTCCATCGGCAGTATAACCGAAAGGTTCAGTGAACTGACCCAAAAAATTGATCAGATTTCCACTCAGCTTGAAAGCTACAAATATGTTAAGATTGCACATACCGAATTTACCGAGTCGCTATTTCAGGTAGAAATATTAAAAGAAATAATAAGACAAAAGTTGGGTATGGCAGCCGAAGGGATACTTGTACCTAATCCGGAAACCTGGAAATTGATAGCTGCAGGCAAAGCCGATGTCACGCTGTCATCGTGGCTGCCCTATGTGGATGAGGAATTGGAGCAGCAATACGGACATCAGGTAGAGAATCTGGGACCAAACCTTCCGGGCTGTAAGTTCGGTTTAGTGGTTCCCTCCTATGTTACGGTTAAGAGCATACCGGAACTGAAAAATCATTCATATAAATTTAGAAATAGAATATGTGCGCTGCAAAGGCGTACCAAAGTCAGTCAATGTACGGCAACGGCTTTAAAAGTATATGATTTACATGATTATATCATCGACTACAGCGACGAGGAAACCATGCTGCAGGCGGTGGAACAAGCGATTAGGAATAACGAATGGGTGGTTATGACCGGCTGGCAGCCTCATTATAAATTTTCGGTATATGACTTGAAATTCTTAGAAGACCCTAAAGGCGTATTTGGCAAGGAAGAGCATCTTACTACACTGGTTAGAAAAGACCTGAAAGCAGAGAATAAAGAGCTGTATGAGATCATCAGGAATTTCAAACTAAACATGGTTGATGTCAATACTGCCTTGCATGAAATAAAACAGGGAGCAAGGGTTAAGGATGTAGCCATGAAATATTTAAAGTCGTAA
- a CDS encoding vitamin B12 dependent-methionine synthase activation domain-containing protein — MITKLVYEGDSITIDMEQLCKVLRVKAESPHFAGIQELALAARKIATVKAVYKVAFVEAKSESSVTIDDITFTSRVLSVNLADTYRVFPYVITCGEELAAWAKNQQDMLDNYYADTITEMILKNTRQTFFEQLDEHWGLESTANMNPGSLADWPITEQRPLFKLIGDVEALIGVRLNESCLMVPIKSVSGIHFPKQGSWENCQLCPRENCPGRKAPYDEHLFEEKFKL; from the coding sequence ATGATTACCAAGCTTGTATATGAAGGTGATTCCATTACTATCGATATGGAGCAGCTATGTAAGGTTCTGCGTGTGAAGGCCGAAAGCCCGCATTTTGCTGGGATTCAGGAATTAGCTCTTGCAGCCCGGAAAATTGCAACCGTCAAAGCAGTATATAAAGTTGCTTTTGTAGAAGCAAAAAGTGAGAGTTCTGTTACAATCGACGACATAACATTTACCAGCCGGGTGCTGAGTGTGAATCTTGCCGATACTTACCGGGTATTTCCTTATGTAATAACCTGCGGGGAAGAGCTCGCCGCCTGGGCTAAAAATCAGCAGGATATGCTTGACAACTACTATGCTGACACTATCACCGAGATGATACTGAAAAATACACGCCAGACTTTCTTTGAGCAGCTTGATGAACATTGGGGTCTGGAGAGTACTGCCAATATGAATCCGGGTTCACTGGCTGACTGGCCAATTACCGAACAGAGGCCTCTCTTTAAGTTAATCGGGGATGTAGAGGCTCTGATTGGGGTTAGACTTAACGAAAGCTGTCTCATGGTACCCATAAAAAGTGTTTCCGGTATTCACTTTCCCAAGCAGGGCTCCTGGGAAAACTGCCAGCTATGCCCGCGGGAAAACTGTCCGGGGCGAAAGGCACCCTATGATGAGCATCTTTTTGAAGAGAAATTCAAACTGTGA
- a CDS encoding prohibitin family protein: MEKDNVIKMNLKNGEKFTKVLLPFVLAGIILLLLAFNSIVIVQAGTRGIVLQLGAVQPLVLNEGLHFKIPFVQQVIPVDVRVGKAQSDQTAASRDLQIVTTTIAVNFHLVPDEVNTLYQNVGLAYEDRIVAPAIGEAVKAVTAQYTAEELISKRSEVSAKVKETLAAKLSTYHMALDEINITEFKFSTEYNNAIEQKQIAEQNALKAKLDLQRIAVEAQQKVERAKAEAESLRLQKQEVTQELIDLRRIEAQMRAIEKWDGKMPSVTGGATPFIDINQVK; this comes from the coding sequence ATGGAAAAAGACAATGTAATAAAAATGAATCTCAAAAATGGTGAAAAATTTACTAAAGTGTTACTTCCGTTTGTGTTAGCAGGAATTATTCTCTTGCTCCTGGCTTTCAACTCGATTGTTATTGTACAAGCCGGTACCCGTGGAATCGTACTCCAGTTGGGAGCAGTGCAACCTTTGGTCTTGAATGAAGGACTCCATTTTAAAATTCCGTTCGTCCAACAAGTCATCCCCGTTGATGTGCGGGTTGGCAAAGCCCAGTCAGATCAAACTGCCGCTTCCAGGGACCTGCAAATTGTGACCACTACGATTGCAGTAAACTTTCACCTGGTACCTGACGAGGTCAATACGCTTTACCAGAATGTCGGGTTAGCCTATGAAGACCGCATTGTAGCCCCGGCTATTGGCGAGGCCGTTAAAGCTGTTACTGCTCAGTACACGGCGGAAGAACTGATTTCCAAACGGTCAGAGGTTAGCGCCAAAGTCAAGGAAACCCTGGCCGCCAAACTGTCAACCTACCATATGGCACTTGATGAAATCAATATTACCGAATTCAAATTCAGCACAGAATACAATAATGCCATTGAACAAAAGCAAATTGCTGAACAAAATGCCTTAAAGGCTAAGCTTGACCTCCAGCGTATCGCCGTTGAGGCTCAGCAAAAAGTTGAGCGGGCCAAAGCGGAGGCTGAATCCCTGCGCCTGCAAAAGCAAGAGGTTACACAGGAATTGATTGACTTAAGACGCATTGAAGCGCAAATGAGGGCTATTGAGAAATGGGATGGCAAAATGCCTTCAGTAACAGGGGGAGCCACCCCGTTCATTGATATCAATCAAGTGAAATAA